TAGACAGGAATTTTGGACAGGTTTATAAGGAGCACAAGGATGGACAACTCCAACAGGTTTATCAGGAACAGTATTTCTACCAGTAGGTAGGTCAGGGTTCTGCGTAGCTTGTCTTTGATGAGCGAGCCAATTAGGAGAACAAGATATAGATGGATTTCTTATATGGCCAATTTTATGTGGTGGGTTATAGTGTGTTTTACCCTTAGCACACTCTGAAGAGAAGACTGAAGTTGAAATTCCACAGGAAGAAGGTTTCAATCCATCTTTATCTTGCTGCATAGTTTTTCCAACACTGGGGTTACTTGAAGGATGGTATGTTGCGATGTTTTTTCTGGATGAACTCTTCAATGTTTCGTCGCTACTGGTTGACTTTGTTGGCCCTGTAACGAGTGACCCCTGTGATAGTTCATTACAGTCCTGTTTATGTACACAAACAGGTGACTTTGACACTATAGGATGTAAGTGTTGAGTGTTGTTAAATGTCTTTTTATCATGATGAAAGATGTTTTCATTCACAGAATTACTTCTAAATTTCTCCATACCAAAGTCACTGGAATGTTTGTCTGATAAACAGTCAGAATGGTGTCCCTTACTGAGGTGTGTATGGATTTCTCCTTTCATATATTGTTCATGATTCTGCGAGATTGGCTTTTCAGTATCTGTCATGGGTTTCCCCTTTGATTTGCTATGGAATTTGGTATGTTTCTCTACCTGTGATGGTTCTGACGCTGCGATGGGTTTCTCTACCTGTGGTGTTTCAGATTTACCTTGGAATGTTGTAAAATTCTCTACCTCTGATTTTTCTGTTCTGCTATTGGATGAAGCAAGTTTCTCCACATGTGGTGTCTCTGACTTGCTATGAGATGTCATAGGTTTCTCTATCTGTGATGTCTCAGATTGACCATTGTCTTTAGCGGGTgtctctaccagtgacatgtTACCAGATTCCATATCTCTCGACAGGTTTAGTTCCTCTAGTGTAGGGCAGCTGTCCATTGCAGTTACAGTTCCTTGTCTAAGTGTTTTCCGTCGTCTGCCACGCCTGATAGTTACGTTGGGGCTTATTTCCATATCAGGTTCTCTTTGTATGTGACACCCAGGAGAGTCTCTCTGATTCCCTATACTTGTGTAATCCGATACTGTACAGTAGACTGAAGAAGGGACAGGCAAGTTTGTAAATACCTCCTCAGGTGCCGCATAAACAGGCAGGTCAAAGTGTTGCCCGATCTCTGAAGGCTTGATTTTTTGCAGGTCTACATAACCTGGAGAGAGGACATTGTCTTTGTGGACAGTGTTAGTTTTGTCAGCTTGGTTGTCCTGTGTTGAGGTCACTGTGTCTGTAATGATGTTTGTAATATTGTCCATCTTCATGTACTCGGGAGATACAATCCCTTCACTAGAGACCGTAGCAGACTGACTTTGCTTCTTCTGTGTGGAGGGCACTGTGTTTGTgacattatttttaaaactatcCATCTCCATGTACCCAGGGGACACAACTCCATCACTAGAGACCATGTCAGTTTTGCTTTCCTTAACTTGTGTTGAGACAATTGACCCTGTGATAGTGTTTTTGATACTGTTCATCTCCATGTACCCAGGGGACACAACTCCGTCACTTGAGACCATGTCAGTTTTGCTTTCCTTATCTTGTGTTGAGACAATAGACCCTGTGATAGTGTTTTTGATACTGTCCATCTCCATGTACCCAGGGGACACAACTTCTTCAAGAGGCTCTGTACTAGAAATTTGTTTTGTCTTCTCTTCTTCAATGCTGCTATTCTCTAATTCAAATGTGTCTGTTGTGgttgtaatacatgtagtattaaccTCACTTTTCTTTAGAAAGTCTAGAGTTGTGTAACCATCGCCCATGTTTAAACTTTCTGTCTTGATTTTACTGCTGCTATGGCCAAGGTCCCTTTGTTCTACATGTGATCCCATCGTGTTATATTTGTTGTTGCCTGTCCCTTGTAGAAGCGTAACTTTGGAAACACGTGAGGGAGCAGCGTATGGTTTAGCTGTCACAGCCCGGCACCACCCCATTCTACCATTCTGTATGCCCGTGGCTGCAAACGGGTGTTCTGTTGAGTATGGTACTGCATAAATATTATCTAAACATGGTGTGACTGGTTGCTCTGTTGATTTTCTAGCTGTTGCAAAATTTTCAGTATATTTGACATCGTCCCTTTTTGTAATATCGGGTCTTTCgttagcattgtctttgtgaGAAATATTGGTGAATTGTGCCGAGAAAGTCATTGGAAACTCTGGAGATTTTTCGATATCTGGACACAAGGACTCCTCTGGAGGTGGTGGTAGGTCTGAGGTTGTATAGTCAAGAAGCATGGACGGTAACTCTGGAGGAGGGGGTAGGGGTAAATCTTCATCACTCTCCATGACAGAACACAAATTAACGTTGTTGTCATCTGTAAGAGGAGGAACAGTGACATATCCAGGATCAGACTCCACAGTGTTAACACTAATGGAGTCCAGGGAGGCATAAACGTTCCTGTGACCAGGATCAGACATTGAGGATCTGTTAGTGTAGTAATCTGATATAGGTTTGAAATCTGAATCTCCAGACCGGTCCGATCCAATACTGACCGAGTCTGGTGCTGACCGTGGGCAGATAACACTGTAACCTGAATTTGAATCCACAGAGGAACAATAATTAACCAATCCATAATGAGGCTTTGGAGGAACTGGCGGAGGTGCTAACATTTTTTTGGTTGGTTCCAAAGTTTTCTTGTTTTGAGTTTTACGTGGCAGAGCATAAACAACAGATCTGGGTAGAGGAGGAAGTTTAGGGTGATCTTCATCATCAGTGATATCTGATTTCAGAGAAGAGGTATCACTGTCTGTAACCCATGGTAATGGCATCACTGAGTATGGATGTATCAGTCTGAAATAGAATGGTGGAGCTAAGTGACAAAATCAAAACTTTAAAGttattaaatttcaaaagtttttcatattaattttcaaaagttaTAAAAGTTTTTTATGAAGATAAGCTTCAAAAGTTTATCAAATCCAGTAATTAAGCTTCAAAAGTTTATCATATCAAGTTaaatagtttcatttttttaaaaaataaacaggaTAAAGTCAGGAAAATGTTATGTCATAATTAAATGGTATGAGAGGTTAGCCATTTAATTTTTGGATGAAAGGAGTTTCATTGTATGATGAAACCAGATTAAACTTGGGAGAATCCAATCTTTGAAATGTATGACTGTGGAATTAAACTTAGTGCTATAGATTGGCAAGATATATATGTCGTGTAGTGTGTAGGATAGGAAGAAGATACCTGCCACTAGCCGTGGAGCTGACATCCTCGTTACTGCTGAATGATGGAACACGGACAGAGTTCAGAGGAATCTGGTACTCACTCAGCTCCTGTTAAACATGTAATGGCA
The nucleotide sequence above comes from Argopecten irradians isolate NY chromosome 1, Ai_NY, whole genome shotgun sequence. Encoded proteins:
- the LOC138327107 gene encoding uncharacterized protein, which gives rise to MDIFRNKKRTVLSVSDEQSQSPKYHKKKKDGSPSKPPTKSKKTLQYQYSDEEMACSSSDSQPSGEEDTDSSVENMNQASHTQRTLARRLTRREKQRHELIRKKKEQNKISMDDFLNKQIEFHTWIEEEKHKIYHQISSPKKKAYFKTFMKLWNKRKLPQKYYRGSEEIHSPQVSQNTVNFNVFDEPDEFSHLTAIKRPKSKRLSVENGGFLDSPFSTFGKTPPKLQNQDKENCTPVRPVRRPVSTFASPKVRTIQNSQVSPILELSEYQIPLNSVRVPSFSSNEDVSSTASGRLIHPYSVMPLPWVTDSDTSSLKSDITDDEDHPKLPPLPRSVVYALPRKTQNKKTLEPTKKMLAPPPVPPKPHYGLVNYCSSVDSNSGYSVICPRSAPDSVSIGSDRSGDSDFKPISDYYTNRSSMSDPGHRNVYASLDSISVNTVESDPGYVTVPPLTDDNNVNLCSVMESDEDLPLPPPPELPSMLLDYTTSDLPPPPEESLCPDIEKSPEFPMTFSAQFTNISHKDNANERPDITKRDDVKYTENFATARKSTEQPVTPCLDNIYAVPYSTEHPFAATGIQNGRMGWCRAVTAKPYAAPSRVSKVTLLQGTGNNKYNTMGSHVEQRDLGHSSSKIKTESLNMGDGYTTLDFLKKSEVNTTCITTTTDTFELENSSIEEEKTKQISSTEPLEEVVSPGYMEMDSIKNTITGSIVSTQDKESKTDMVSSDGVVSPGYMEMNSIKNTITGSIVSTQVKESKTDMVSSDGVVSPGYMEMDSFKNNVTNTVPSTQKKQSQSATVSSEGIVSPEYMKMDNITNIITDTVTSTQDNQADKTNTVHKDNVLSPGYVDLQKIKPSEIGQHFDLPVYAAPEEVFTNLPVPSSVYCTVSDYTSIGNQRDSPGCHIQREPDMEISPNVTIRRGRRRKTLRQGTVTAMDSCPTLEELNLSRDMESGNMSLVETPAKDNGQSETSQIEKPMTSHSKSETPHVEKLASSNSRTEKSEVENFTTFQGKSETPQVEKPIAASEPSQVEKHTKFHSKSKGKPMTDTEKPISQNHEQYMKGEIHTHLSKGHHSDCLSDKHSSDFGMEKFRSNSVNENIFHHDKKTFNNTQHLHPIVSKSPVCVHKQDCNELSQGSLVTGPTKSTSSDETLKSSSRKNIATYHPSSNPSVGKTMQQDKDGLKPSSCGISTSVFSSECAKGKTHYNPPHKIGHIRNPSISCSPNWLAHQRQATQNPDLPTGRNTVPDKPVGVVHPCAPYKPVQNSCLHVGAVRSSAPENPVLTSCPLASVAHPSAPGPQQTLVPCSLTVLTQSPRKLQNFRDRISAKPPTKDKDIKSNPVQQSQCSSNKATKPISQVVKTETGVKPGTEILQEHCPPNQSKIRNLPSVNRETEVQSDSEILETDIDSIADQDSSQVQQEGKQKLQRVQSSETIIW